GTCTTTCCATCCATTGCAAGAATGGCATTCTTGAATCCGGAATAGCCTGTATCTAATATCTCCATAATCTCTTCCTCATCCCTTGCAATGGTTCCAAATTTTACAGGAATGACTGTAGAGGCTTTCATAAAGCCCTCAATAACCGATTGATGCTCGGTCAAATAACGGATAATGAGATCTCTGTCAGATGTGGCGCTGTATGCCGCAAAGGGGACATCCTTTACCACTGCGGAAATATCCTGATAAGGGATGGAATAGACATCGCCGTTTGATTTTGGACCGGTTGATTTTGCAACTGTCTTCCCATTAGTATTTGCAATACAATAAATGTGTTTAGCCATAAATTTATTTCCTCTTTCTTATAGACTCCACTGCCCTTTCCATGTTTGCCATAGAGATAGTTAATTCCTCTATATCCCTGCCTTTAATACTCAGAAACTGCCTTATTGCGAGAAGTGTTGCCTCCCTGCATATAGCCTCTATGTCAGAACCGGCCACGCCATTGGTCAACATTGTCAAGGCATTAATATCCACATCTTCAGCAAGGGGTTTTCCCTTTGTATGGATCTTGAATATCTCAAGCCTTGCCTTTTCGTCGGGCATGGGCAGTTCACATATCACATCAAATCTGCCTGTTCTGAGAAGGGCCGGGTCAATGATGTCCATCCTGTTTGTGGCAGCCAGCACCACCACGCCCTTTAATTCCTCTATGCCGTCCATTTCTGTAAGGAACTGGCTGATGACCCGCTCAGTAACATGGGAATCACCGCCTCCCCTTGTGGGAACAAGCGAATCTATCTCATCAAAAAACATAATACACGGCACTGCCTGTTTTGCCTTATGAAAGACCTCCCTCACCCCCCTCTCACTCTCGCCGACCCACTTTGATAATATCTCCGGGCCCTTGATGGATATAAAATTGCCCTCGCTCTCGGTGGCAAGCGCCTTTGCCATCATGGTCTTTCCTGTGCCTGGGGCGCCGTGTAAAAGTATGCCCTTCGGGGGTCTTGTCCGCGCATATCTAAAGAGTTCAGGGTGTTTTAACGGCAGTTCAACTGCATCTATCAGGGTCTGTTTTATATCATACATACCGCCTATATCCGACCACCGGACATCAGGGACCTCTACAAAGACCTCCCTCAAACATGACGGTTCAACATCCTTCAGGGCCTCAATAAAATCGTCCATCGTTACCTCTAATTTAATCAGGGTTTCATAAGGCACCTCATCAAGATGAAAGTCTATCGACGGGAATATCTTTCTTAAGGTAGCCATTGCCGCCTCCCTGCAGAGCGCCTCAAGGTCAGCTCCGACAAACCCGTGTGTAATCTGGGATATCCTCTGCAGGTCAACATCCTGCGCCAACGGCATTCCCCTTGTATGTATTGTGATGATCTCCAGCCTGCCGTTTTTATCAGGTATGCTTATCTCTATCTCCCTGTCAAACCTCCCCGGTCTTCTAAGCGCAGGGTCAACCATATTTGGAAGGTTTGTGGCGCCGATAACGATTACCTGTCCCCTGGATTCCAGTCCATCCATCAATGCAAGGAGCTGGGCGACAACCCTTCTCTCCACCTGTTTTTCCGCGCCCATCTCTTCCCGTTTTGGCGCAATCGCGTCTATCTCATCAAGGAATATTATTGCAGGGGCGTTAGACGATGCTGTCTCAAATATCTTTCTTAAGTGCGCCTCGCTCTCGCCGTAAAACTTGTGCATAATCTCAGGCCCGCTCAGATGGGTAAAATATGCGTCTGTTTCATTTGCAACAGCCCTCGCAATAAGGGTCTTTCCGCAGCCCGGCGGCCCGTGTAAAAAAACCCCCTTTGGCGCATCTATGCCAAGCCTTTCAAATACCTGAGGGTGTCTTAAAGGCAGTTCTATCATCTCCCGTATCCTGCGTATCTCTTTTTTTAGTCCGCCAATATCCTCATATGATATCCGCGCCCTTTCCGGGGACTTCTTCTCTTCCTTTCTTGTTTTTATTTCAATAATAGTCTTTGGATGGATGACCACCACATCCCTTGGTATAACAGCCCCAACCAAAAAATCATGGCTTCTGGTTCCAAAAAGGGTTGCCCTTATCCTGTCGCCTTCCACAAGAGGCAGCCCATCTAACAGACTGCTTAAATATCTCATATCCCCTATTGCCCCTCTCAAAAAGGTAACGGGAGATAAAATAACCCTCTGTGCTGGTTTATACGGCATCTTCTCAATTGCAGTCTTTTCATCTAATCCTATCTGCGCATTCTGTCTTATGAGGCCATCGGCCTGAATAATACCCTTGCCCCTGTCCTCAATATATGTGGGCATGACCTTGGCAACAGTCTTGCGCTTGCCTGTGATCTGCACAATATCTCCCACCTCAACACCAAGGGTTGTCATATCTGAAGGGTCTATTCTGGCAATGCCTCTGCCTACATCCTTTGTCCTTGCCTCTGAAACACGCAAGTTTAATATGCCTGACGATTCCGACATTTCATGCCCTCTTTTCCATTTTTATTTCCATTACCCCATTTTTATAAGCAGAGGTAAGCGTGGATGTATTTACGCGGGACGGAAGTGTAATATTCTTTCTATATTTTCTTTCCTTGCCATCTGCCTTGAGGGTAAGCAGATCATCATTCACATCAACATGAATATCACCCTTTTCCACTCCAGGCATCTCAGCAATAACTAATATATGATCTTTTTCATCAAACACATCTACCATGGGCTCTCTCACCTCCTCTACTACAGGCCCCTCCGGGCTCTCCTTGATATTTCCAAACGGCTCTACTATCGGCTTTCCCCCCAATGTCCTGATGGAAAATCCATAAACACCTTTTACCTCTTTGCCCCCTTTGCCAAAACCCTTTAGTTCGCCTTCTTTTCTGATTGCTTCTCCCTTTTCAGCAACCTTGCCAGCCATATCTATCAGGTCGCCCAGCCCTTTGAATATCCCGCCGAGGGAAATCTTTCCCACACCAAAGTCAATTACCCCTTCCTCCTCTTTTTTTGCTTCTGCTTTTTTCTTTTCAGCCGACATATCACACCTCCCTTACTCGCTTTGCGATATTGCAAAATGCAAATTGCAAATTGCAAATTGCAAATTTAAAATCTTCAATCTTCAATCTTCAATTTGCATTTTCTTTCATTTCCACTCCACCACTATATTTACAAAGTTAAACGGCGGCGCCGGACCCACATATTTTATCTTCAGCCTTTCGTTGTGGGCTGCGTCAAACCCTTCTACCTTTTCGTCAAATTCCTTTATCCGCGTCATACCAACTAAAAATGCCGCATTTAAAACCATATTATCTCCATAGACCTGATTGGTGCGGGTATCTATAGAAATAGTCTTTAAGGAGTTCATCATCTTATCTGCCTCTGCCTCTTTTTTTCTCTTTAATCTTGCCTGCACCATCTTACCCAGGTTAATTCTGTCGCCATAAGTCTTGCCAGACGGCATTGCCGCTGTCTTATCCCTCAACCGTTTAATCTCCTCATCTTCCTGTAATATCTCCTGAAAGACTGCGTCTATATCCTTCCACACAGCCTTAATCCCCAGTTCTATCTTATTGTCCATATCCCTTAATAGTTTCTTAAACTCTTCATATCTTTTTCTCAAAAGCCCCCGGATATCTTCTATACTATCGGCAATGGTAGAAAACCTCACAGGAAGCACAGTATGTTCCTTCATAACCCTTTCAATGACACGTTGGTGCGCCAGCAGATTCCCTCTGTTTAAGACATATTTTGTCTCAGGAGATTTACTGATAACAGCAGAGATGTCCTCATAACCTGCGGTAGTAACCGCATCGCCTCTCCCGCCGATCCCGATATCCCCGAAGTTTATAGCCTCTCCCGTCCCTATTATGCAGTAAAGGTAGCTACCTTCCCCTGTTCTCTCTGCCTTTTCCAAAAATCTGCCTCCCTTTCCAGCGCTGACACTCCGGGGTTTATCCTCCCCCTCTCCAGCGCCCTTGCCCTTTCCCTTGCCATAAGGGTTCTGGCAAGACGCCATAGAGATGCTGAATTAAGCCTTGTGTTTTTGCCTTTGTTCACCACTGTCTCTAATTCATAAGATT
The DNA window shown above is from Deltaproteobacteria bacterium and carries:
- a CDS encoding GvpL/GvpF family gas vesicle protein, which codes for MEKAERTGEGSYLYCIIGTGEAINFGDIGIGGRGDAVTTAGYEDISAVISKSPETKYVLNRGNLLAHQRVIERVMKEHTVLPVRFSTIADSIEDIRGLLRKRYEEFKKLLRDMDNKIELGIKAVWKDIDAVFQEILQEDEEIKRLRDKTAAMPSGKTYGDRINLGKMVQARLKRKKEAEADKMMNSLKTISIDTRTNQVYGDNMVLNAAFLVGMTRIKEFDEKVEGFDAAHNERLKIKYVGPAPPFNFVNIVVEWK
- the hsp20 gene encoding archaeal heat shock protein Hsp20 — encoded protein: MSAEKKKAEAKKEEEGVIDFGVGKISLGGIFKGLGDLIDMAGKVAEKGEAIRKEGELKGFGKGGKEVKGVYGFSIRTLGGKPIVEPFGNIKESPEGPVVEEVREPMVDVFDEKDHILVIAEMPGVEKGDIHVDVNDDLLTLKADGKERKYRKNITLPSRVNTSTLTSAYKNGVMEIKMEKRA
- a CDS encoding CDC48 family AAA ATPase; amino-acid sequence: MSESSGILNLRVSEARTKDVGRGIARIDPSDMTTLGVEVGDIVQITGKRKTVAKVMPTYIEDRGKGIIQADGLIRQNAQIGLDEKTAIEKMPYKPAQRVILSPVTFLRGAIGDMRYLSSLLDGLPLVEGDRIRATLFGTRSHDFLVGAVIPRDVVVIHPKTIIEIKTRKEEKKSPERARISYEDIGGLKKEIRRIREMIELPLRHPQVFERLGIDAPKGVFLHGPPGCGKTLIARAVANETDAYFTHLSGPEIMHKFYGESEAHLRKIFETASSNAPAIIFLDEIDAIAPKREEMGAEKQVERRVVAQLLALMDGLESRGQVIVIGATNLPNMVDPALRRPGRFDREIEISIPDKNGRLEIITIHTRGMPLAQDVDLQRISQITHGFVGADLEALCREAAMATLRKIFPSIDFHLDEVPYETLIKLEVTMDDFIEALKDVEPSCLREVFVEVPDVRWSDIGGMYDIKQTLIDAVELPLKHPELFRYARTRPPKGILLHGAPGTGKTMMAKALATESEGNFISIKGPEILSKWVGESERGVREVFHKAKQAVPCIMFFDEIDSLVPTRGGGDSHVTERVISQFLTEMDGIEELKGVVVLAATNRMDIIDPALLRTGRFDVICELPMPDEKARLEIFKIHTKGKPLAEDVDINALTMLTNGVAGSDIEAICREATLLAIRQFLSIKGRDIEELTISMANMERAVESIRKRK